The proteins below come from a single Tissierella sp. MB52-C2 genomic window:
- a CDS encoding DUF1835 domain-containing protein: MIHICFSDGFKNTIEDFDSELDVISLPLIFNIGSVEEIEEMTIYKMLFFYNMFEEIDKKKALKNFYSILSNTEKDSFTIWYSEDSNEYCGMLYTVYKLNEYFKKDIYLVNCTQKIYRDNCIVSYSWTGEIQSVYLPLFFDKIKQIDNNLDAVYRKEFIENFCTPKMIRIYANHRVEFVERDILTNMIYPLISTGKSHGFHISKIKFELNLNFYIVDYIISFLAKENKISINEKGIIVK, translated from the coding sequence ATGATTCATATATGTTTTTCTGATGGATTTAAAAATACAATAGAAGACTTTGATAGTGAGTTGGATGTGATATCTCTCCCTTTAATCTTTAATATTGGTTCAGTAGAAGAAATTGAAGAAATGACAATTTATAAAATGTTATTCTTTTATAATATGTTTGAAGAAATTGATAAAAAGAAAGCCTTAAAAAATTTTTATTCTATACTTTCAAACACTGAGAAGGATAGTTTTACAATATGGTATTCAGAGGATTCAAATGAATACTGTGGTATGCTCTATACTGTCTATAAACTAAATGAATATTTCAAAAAGGATATCTATTTAGTTAACTGTACACAAAAAATTTATAGAGATAATTGTATTGTGAGTTACAGTTGGACAGGGGAAATACAATCAGTATATTTACCATTGTTTTTCGATAAAATCAAACAAATCGACAATAATCTGGATGCTGTTTATAGAAAAGAATTTATTGAAAACTTCTGTACTCCTAAAATGATACGGATATATGCAAATCATAGAGTTGAATTTGTTGAAAGAGATATACTTACAAATATGATATATCCTCTTATAAGTACAGGAAAATCACATGGATTTCATATAAGTAAAATTAAATTTGAACTAAATTTAAATTTCTATATTGTTGATTATATTATATCTTTTCTTGCAAAAGAAAATAAAATATCTATTAATGAAAAAGGAATAATTGTAAAATGA